One segment of Brassica napus cultivar Da-Ae chromosome C3, Da-Ae, whole genome shotgun sequence DNA contains the following:
- the LOC106427445 gene encoding trafficking protein particle complex subunit 1, giving the protein MQFFGGSEINPSPQVPTASGNNAHMMYVFNRNGVCLLYKEWNRLLHTLNPQQDHKLMFGLLFSLKSLTAKMDPVNADKGNLGVPQLPGQGCSFHSFRTNTYKLSFMETPSGIKIILVTHPKTGDLRESLKYIYGLYVEYVVKNPIYNPGFPIKSELFNTALDQYVRSIS; this is encoded by the exons ATGCAGTTCTTCGGTGGATCCGAGATAAATCCGTCGCCACAGGTTCCGACGGCGAGTGGAAACAACGCGCACATGATGTACGTTTTCAACCGTAACGGCGTCTGTCTCCTCTACAAAGAATGGAACAGGCTTCTTCACACGCTCAACCCTCAGCAAGACCACAAGCTCATGTTCGGTCTTCTCTTCTCCCTCAAATCACTCACCGCCAAAATGGATCCCGTCAA TGCGGATAAGGGGAATCTAGGTGTTCCACAGTTGCCAGGACAAGGGTGCTCTTTCCATAGTTTTCGAACTAATACTTACAAGCTTAGCTTCATGGAGACTCCCTCTGGTATTAAG ATTATCTTAGTAACTCATCCAAAGACTGGAGATTTACGCGAGTCCCTAAAGTACATCTACGGTTTATACGTTGAATACGTGGTGAAAAATCCTATCTACAACCCAGGATTTCCAATCAA GTCAGAGTTGTTCAACACTGCACTTGACCAATATGTGAGGAGTATCTCATAG